GTGGAGCAGTATATGAGGAGCAGGACATTACTAGAGTGATATCAAATTATTTCACTCAGATCTTTATGACCAATGGCAACGACTCATTTTCGCAGATTCAAGGCCTTCTCCGGAAAAAGGTATCTCCAGATATGAACAGAATGCTAACTGCAATACCGAGTGATTCGGAAATAAGGGAAGCTGTTATGTCCATAAACGGTAACAAAGCTCCAGGCCCCGATGGCTTCTCCGCCACTTTCTACCAGTCTTATTGGCATATAGTGGGTGCGGATGTGATAAGGGATGTTCGGGATTTCTTCACTTCAAGCTCTCTTCATCCACAACAAAACGAAACCCACATTAGGCTCATTCCCAAGATCACTGCACCTCGNNNNNNNNNNNNNNNNNNNNNNNNNNNNNNNNNNNNNNNNNNNNNNNNNNNNNNNNNNNNNNNNNNNNNNNNNNNNNNNNNNNNNNNNNNNNNNNNNNNNNNNNNNNNNNNNNNNNNNNNNNNNNNNNNNNNNNNNNNNNNNNNNNNNNNNNNNNNNNNNNNNNNNNNNNNNNNNNNNNNNNNNNNNNNNNNNNNNNNNNNNNNNNNNNNNNNNNNNNNNNNNNNNNNNNNNNNNNNNNNNNNNNNNNNNNNNNNNNNNNNNNNNNNNNNNNNNNNNNNNNNNNNNNNNNNNNNNNNNNNNNNNNNNNNNNNNNNNNNNNNNNNNNNNNNNNNNNNNNNNNNNNNNNNNNNNNNNNNNNNNNNNNNNNNNNNNNNNNNNNNNNNNNNNNNNNNNNNNNNNNNNNNNNNNNNNNNNNNNNNNNNNNNNNNNNNNNNNNNNNNNNNNNNNNNNNNNNNNNNNNNNNNNNNNNNNNNNNNNNNNNNNNNNNNNNNNNNNNNNNNNNNNNNNNNNNNNNNNNNNNNNNNNNNNNNNNNNNNNNNNNNNNNNNNNNNNNNNNNNNNNNNNNNNNNNNNNNNNNNNNNNNNNNNNNNNNNNNNNNNNNNNNNNNNNNNNNNNNNNNNNNNNNNNNNNNNNNNNNNNNNNNNNNNNNNNNNNNNNNNNNNNNNNNNNNNNNNNNNNNNNNNNNNNNNNNNNNNNNNNNNNNNNNNNNNNNNNNNNNNNNNNNNNNNNNNNNNNNNNNNNNNNNNNNNNNNNNNNNNNNNNNNNNNNNNNNNNNNNNNNNNNNNNNNNNNNNNNNNNNNNNNNNNNNNNNNNNNNNNNNNNNNNNNNNNNNNNNNNNNNNNNNNNNNNNNNNNNNNNNNNNNNNNNNNNNNNNNNNNNNNNNNNNNNNNNNNNNNNNNNNNNNNNNNNNNNNNNNNNNNNNNNNNNNNNNNNNNNNNNNNNNNNNNNNNNNNNNNNNNNNNNNNNNNNNNNNNNNNNNNNNNNNNNNNNNNNNNNNNNNNNNNNNNNNNNNNNNNNNNNNNNNNNNNNNNNNNNNNNNNNNNNNNNNNNNNNNNNNNNNNNNNNNNNNNNNNNNNNNNNNNNNNNNNNNNNNNNNNNNNNNNNNNNNNNNNNNNNNNNNNNNNNNNNNNNNNNNNNNNNNNNNNNNNNNNNNNNNNNNNNNNNNNNNNNNNNNNNNNNNNNNNNNNNNNNNNNNNNNNNNNNNNNNNNNNNNNNNNNNNNNNNNNNNNNNNNNNNNNNNNNNNNNNNNNNNNNNNNNNNNNNNNNNNNNNNNNNNNNNNNNNNNNNNNNNNNNNNNNNNNNNNNNNNNNNNNNNNNNNNNNNNNNNNNNNNNNNNNNNNNNNNNNNNNNNNNNNNNNNNNNNNNNNNNNNNNNNNNNNNNNNNNNNNNNNNNNNNNNNNNNNNNNNNNNNNNNNNNNNNNNNNNNNNNNNNNNNNNNNNNNNNNNNNNNNNNNNNNNNNNNNNNNNNNNNNNNNNNNNNNNNNNNNNNNNNNNNNNNNNNNNNNNNNNNNNNNNNNNNNNNNNNNNNNNNNNNNNNNNNNNNNNNNNNNNNNNNNNNNNNNNNNNNNNNNNNNNNNNNNNNNNNNNNNNNNNNNNNNNNNNNNNNNNNNNNNNNNNNNNNNNNNNNNNNNNNNNNNNNNNNNNNNNNNNNNNNNNNNNNNNNNNNNNNNNNNNNNNNNNNNNNNNNNNNNNNNNNNNNNNNNNNNNNNNNNNNNNNNNNNCCTGTGCAGACCGGAGTACTAATATGCAAAGTGGATGCGGCTTGGGACAGTAGCTCAGGGAAGTGCGGTATTGGAGTAATCTTCAGCGGTGATGTAGCGTTTACTCACCCCACCATATCTGATTCCCTTAATCACGTATCATCAGCTCTCATGGCCGAAGCCATTGCTGTTCACCGAGCGGTTGCTCTTGCGTTTTATTCAAACGTCCGATCCTTGGCGGTTCTATCCGATTCCTTATCTCTGATCAATCTGTTGAAGACGAGAGGGTGTCAACCGGAACTGTTCGGTATCATGTTTGATATCTACCACTTTATGTCCTATTTTGATGTCATTTCCTTTGCTTTCATTTCTCGAAACTTTAATTCAGAGGCTGATTCTGTGGCAAAATCAACTCTCGATCAGTTTGTAAGAAACACCATTCGCGGTGGGTAGAACCCTTCTAGCTAATGCAATGCTTGTTTGATCAAAAAAAAATATACACACTTATTATATCCTCAAACAATTTTTTTTTGTCAGCAACTTAAAAATAAACTCTGTAAACCATATTGCTGTCCACGCTAAACCATCCGCTCTTAAATCCTCTAACAAAATTTGAAAACTCTGTTTCACTGCAATTTGATTAGTTTCCTCTTCCTGGTCCACTTTCTTGTTCTTGAGACCAAAGCTTTTGTTAACAAGATTTTTTTTTTGTGAATTTCTTGTTGATTTTTGTGAAATAGACAGTGTTTTATAGGGGACCAAATAGAAATCAGAGGACAAGGATTATCTACATTCAAGGACACCAGGACCGATCTCTACTAAGACTAAGGCTCGTTTCAGTGAATCTCAACTTCTCAAGTAGGCATCTTTTGTTTGGGACTTACGAATAAACATGACGCCAGAGTTAATAACCGATTACAATCATGGCACCTCTTCTCGTAGTAAGTAACATCAGAGAACAATTCAAAAGCATAGATATACTAATAGCCTCTGTACGGATTTTGGATGGGGGAATAAGGTTAAAATCTACAAGCTAGCAGCAGACTCTTCAAGACTTTGAACTCCTTCCTCTTCTTCTACATCTGCTGCAGAGATTAGAGAGGCAGACTGAATCTTTCCAGCATAATCAAGTCTCATGAGAATCACTCCCCTGAAGAAAATTCATATGAGAACATATAAAATAACCACAAGGAAAGACTTGCCAAGTTTGGGAAGGGAATAAAGATAATACCGTGCGCGGCGTGATTGGATCGAGATGTCCCTGACTTTGATCCGGTTCACTGTTCCGGTTTGGCTCACTAGAACCACTTGCTCATCGCTTTCTCCATCCTCTGCAAGGGGAAAAGGACATTTTTAAGATTATAGAAAGAACAGTTTCAAAGCATATAAAATCATTATTTTCGGAAGAAGAGTGATGTCTTTACCAGCTAAGGAGTAGCCAACAACAAACACAGCAGTAAGACGATCATCCTCGGCGAACTGAGACATTGAGACAAAAGAAGAATGAACAAACAAAGCTGACCACAGAGTTATAATCCTTGTATTTCAATTAAACTAACTGATGAAACAAACAAAGCTAACAAGAGATGAGATAGTGATAATAGAGAACATACCTTTGATCCGATCAAACCAACTCTGTTCAGGCGAGAAGGCTTGAAGCTACTCAGAGGAACACGCTTTCCATAGCCATTCTCACACACGAACAACAGCCACGGACCGGTTGATTGTTTCCTGCTTTGTGTTAACAGAGCATAGAAGAGTGGCAAAACATTAATCAGTGTGACAATGAGAGTTTTAAGAGCAAATGTAACTAAAGAAACACATACTCAGCCGAAGTTTCTTCTGACTTCACTTCAATATCTTTCCTCAGAGATGAAGGTATGATGTCCATGCTCGCCATCTTATCCGCATTCTTGAGTCTCATGGCAGTCACTCCCTTTGTGTTTCTGCTCAGCGTTCGAACCTAATAAACAATAGCCATGAGAGTTCTCTTAAGTAACACAACGTTTACTCTAAAAAGAATCAAGAAGTCTAACTTACACCATCGCATGTACTCAGGACAACCATTCCGTTCTGGGACGCCATAGCCACAAGATCGTCGCTTGAGCAGCAACGAACCCATTTCAACTCATCACCAGAATTCTGCAGACAAAAACACTTATGTTAGAACAACCTTTTGCTAAGAAGAGTGTACCTAAAACTTGACTTGAAAGGAGAAAGTAAACAAACCAATTGAATCGCTATGATTCCAGTTGAGCGTATCCCTGAGAACAGCTTCAAAGGTACTTTCTTGATGCAGCCATTCACTGTCAGCATCAGGAGATACTGGTCTTCCGAAAACTCGCTGACAGGAACAATGGATGTTACCCTTTCACCTTCTGACATTGACAGTATCTGCTTCCACAAGTCACATTAGTATCTGCTTCCACAAGGCATGTATATACATAGATAGATGACTACCTGAACCAAAGGTGTGCCAGCTGCATTGCGAGAGCATTCTGGAATCTTATAAGCACGGGTTGAGTAAACTATGCCCCGGTCACTAAAATGTAAAAACAAGTGTTAGCAACTTAGTTACAAGGAAGATATCAAAAGAAAACAAAGGCGGTTTTCAGTTAAATAATACCTGAAGAAGAGTACATGGTCATGCGCATGACAAACGAGGAAGTCAGACATGGCATCATCAACTCTAAGTTTCCCTACAGATTTGCCAATGGTTCCACGGTTCTGGAGATTGAACGTATCAGGCTTCATCCTTTTCACATAGCCCTTCTCGCTGATTGCCTGAAACCATCCAGAAAATCACAAGTCAGAAAACAAACAAAGTTGTTGAGAAACTTTCTAGGTTTAAGTATGGCAACATACCATCAGCATCTCTTCATTTGGAATGACATCAATGTCATCGAGGTCACCACTGTCGGAATCTTCCAACACTGAACGCCTGGGAGTTGAGAATCTGTCCTTCAGCTCTATGGCTTCTTGCTCGATTAACTAAAGAAAAATTTAGTAAAGATCCAATCGAATAAATTAGTAAGTAACATGAACATGATGAAAACGAAGTAAAGAGCTATATCTTCTCTACAACATGGCCCAGAATAACACAAGATTCTTTCACCAGAACAGTTATGTATATAATATATGTAGTAAGCAACTCAACTCAACGAAAACAAGGCAACAAGCAATAGTCACTGTTTCCTGAGAAAGCATAAGGAACAAGCATTAGAATGTTTGTTACCTTCAAAATGTTAGTTCTGCTTGAAAGTAGCTGTTCCAGCTTTGTAATTTGCTCCGTCAGTGAACTACTCTCATCAGTAAATTTCTTCCGCTGGTGAAGGTAGGAATCGAGTTAGAACATCTTCAATATTACAAGTATCAATTTCAAAAAAGGATGACGATTGAATAGAATAAAAAAGGCACCTCAAGAGCAGTTAGTCTTCGAAAACTTATCGCCAAGATCGCCTCAGCTTGTTCCTCAGAAAGCCCATATTCTGTATAGATAAATTTCACCATGTTTAAATTCAATTATAAATCTTTGCAAGCAACAACAATCTAACACCAAATGGAACTTGATTAATTAACCAAGACGAGAAACATATTATGTTGTTCATTTCTAATGTAATCATTTTAAAAATGGCTCTAATACAGTTAATTGTCAAAGTAAAACACAGCTTACCACTCTGTAAAGCAGCCGAAGGGGAGGAAGCTTTTCTGATGAGTTGGATTACTGCTTCCACATTGTCAAGTCCAACCGCAATACCCTATAGTGAAGCAATTAGAAGGAAAACATTAGTTAAACAGTGTGTTAGATAGTGAGATTCGAGAGTACTTAATACTTATAATTAAGATAAAGAGCACAAACACACACCTCAATAATATGCTTTCTTTTCTGTGCATGTGAAAGCTTGAACCTTTCGCGCCTTTCGACAACAGAACATCTGAAATCAATAAATGCCTACACACAAAAATAATACTCCAATATGAAAGAAGTAACAGACAATTAAACATCCTTCTGGCCTATGTTCTTGGACATAGTCCAAGAAAATATTTATATATATAAGCAAGATCAATTTTCAGTTTATTTATTATATAAATCCAGTAACTTAAAAAGACAAATGATTTACATAGGCAAGTAGTTACCTGAAGTAGTTCTTTTAAACCCATTAGCTTGGGCTCTCCATCACAGATGCTGCAAAAACAAGTAATATTAATAACCAGGTAAGATCAAGGAATACAACATACTCATTAGAGAAACTGCAAATGCTTCTCTACATAACCAATGTGGATCCTATTTTTTTCTGTTTCAACCATAGGTCTCGAGACTCTCGAGTTAAATAAGATAACCGGCAAAACAAAAAGGTAAGTCAGAGTAACTCACCCAACCATGTTGCAGCTGAAGCTTGATTGGAGGGCAGTGTGCCGGTAAAGGTTGTTAAGCACAAGTGCTGGATCTCCTCCTCGTTTGAGCTATGAGATATATTTTGAAATTATACCAAAACCGTTACCCTCCACTATGGAACTTTGAAGCACAAATTAGAGTGTAGAGAAAACAGTTTAATACCTCAATAACCACACGCATCCCATTACGATCACTCTCGTCTCGTATGTCACTTATCCCCTCTAGTATCTTCACATTTACAAACACATAACGTCAAAGAATGAAAAAAAGAAAAGAAACTTTGCAAACATCAACTTAGTATATATTTGCATGATACATCACTCAGTACCTTGTTTTCAACAAGTTCGGCAATCTTCTGAACAAGCGTGGCTTTGTTTGTCTGGTAAGGAATCTGCAATAAATTTTAACTAAAGAGATTAGTTACTCTACGGGAAGCCTCCTTGGAGATTAGTATATAACTGAAAAACTAAGTCAATCACCTCTGTGATGATAACTGCATTGCGCTTTGTCTTTGCATCCAACATTTCAACTTTAGTTTTTCCTCTCACTACAACACGCCCTCGGCCAGTTCGGTAAGCATCTAAGACCCTGCAAATGCAAGATTAACATCACGAAATGGCATATGCATGCAACCCTTTTTGTTTTTTGATAACGGTATTCAACAAACTCGAAAGAAAAAAATATGTGTAGATATATTAGATAACATGTAAGCTTATACAATACAATCAGAAAATACACAATGGTTAAAAAAACTGCATAGGACAAGCAAATAAGGAAACCTATTTACCAGTTTTCAGACATAAGTAAAGCTTTTGTAACCTGTTAGAATCATACATCTGACTAGCGGTGAAAAAAAATGTTTCTCCACATCCATAGTTATTTTCTTATAAAGTCTTAGAATGTCCTTATATTTGATCATAGAGTGACCATAGAATGTTCGTTTTAACTAACACTAACAGAGATGTGACATTGGATGAAGTCTGAATGAAAACAGAAGCAAACAGACTCAACAAACGAGATAAGATAAAACTGGAAAGCAAAGACTTACCCAAGGTTTCCCATAATTGTTCCTCCAGTTGGAAAATCAGGCGCAGGCATGTATTCCAGCAGTTCTTGCAGCTGAATGCGACAAAGAAGAAAGTGGAAACAGCATGATATGACAGGACACTAAAGCAAAGAAAGAAGAGAAGAGGTAGCTATTGTACCGTTGCTTCTGGATTGTGGATCAATGCGCAAAGCACATCCAC
The DNA window shown above is from Brassica oleracea var. oleracea cultivar TO1000 chromosome C3, BOL, whole genome shotgun sequence and carries:
- the LOC106336130 gene encoding probable DNA gyrase subunit A, chloroplastic/mitochondrial isoform X1, coding for MTPFCHSTVSIPNPNSLMSLSSTLRLSSSLLRRSLSHPRHFRFPLSDPLRRLRRTQPSGLRFISSLPPQSSNNGGLIISGDENSNGGGDPRIVPFELHKEATESYMSYALSVLLGRALPDVRDGLKPVHRRILFAMHELGMSSKKPYKKSARVVGEVLGKFHPHGDTAVYDSLVRMAQSFSLRCPLIQGHGNFGSIDADPAAAMRYTECRLDPLAEAVLLADLDQDTVDFVPNFDNSQKEPTVLPARLPALLLNGASGIAVGMATNIPPHNLGELVDVLCALIHNPEATLQELLEYMPAPDFPTGGTIMGNLGVLDAYRTGRGRVVVRGKTKVEMLDAKTKRNAVIITEIPYQTNKATLVQKIAELVENKILEGISDIRDESDRNGMRVVIELKRGGDPALVLNNLYRHTALQSSFSCNMVGICDGEPKLMGLKELLQAFIDFRCSVVERRERFKLSHAQKRKHIIEGIAVGLDNVEAVIQLIRKASSPSAALQSEYGLSEEQAEAILAISFRRLTALERKKFTDESSSLTEQITKLEQLLSSRTNILKLIEQEAIELKDRFSTPRRSVLEDSDSGDLDDIDVIPNEEMLMAISEKGYVKRMKPDTFNLQNRGTIGKSVGKLRVDDAMSDFLVCHAHDHVLFFSDRGIVYSTRAYKIPECSRNAAGTPLVQILSMSEGERVTSIVPVSEFSEDQYLLMLTVNGCIKKVPLKLFSGIRSTGIIAIQLNSGDELKWVRCCSSDDLVAMASQNGMVVLSTCDGVRTLSRNTKGVTAMRLKNADKMASMDIIPSSLRKDIEVKSEETSADRKQSTGPWLLFVCENGYGKRVPLSSFKPSRLNRVGLIGSKFAEDDRLTAVFVVGYSLAEDGESDEQVVLVSQTGTVNRIKVRDISIQSRRARGVILMRLDYAGKIQSASLISAADVEEEEGVQSLEESAASL
- the LOC106336130 gene encoding probable DNA gyrase subunit A, chloroplastic/mitochondrial isoform X2 produces the protein MTPFCHSTVSIPNPNSLMSLSSTLRLSSSLLRRSLSHPRHFRFPLSDPLRRLRRTQPSGLRFISSLPPQSSNNGGLIISGDENSNGGGDPRIVPFELHKEATESYMSYALSVLLGRALPDVRDGLKPVHRRILFAMHELGMSSKKPYKKSARVVGEVLGKFHPHGDTAVYDSLVRMAQSFSLRCPLIQGHGNFGSIDADPAAAMRYTECRLDPLAEAVLLADLDQDTVDFVPNFDNSQKEPTVLPARLPALLLNGASGIAVGMATNIPPHNLGELVDVLCALIHNPEATLQELLEYMPAPDFPTGGTIMGNLGVLDAYRTGRGRVVVRGKTKVEMLDAKTKRNAVIITEIPYQTNKATLVQKIAELVENKILEGISDIRDESDRNGMRVVIELKRGGDPALVLNNLYRHTALQSSFSCNMVGICDGEPKLMGLKELLQAFIDFRCSVVERRERFKLSHAQKRKHIIEGIAVGLDNVEAVIQLIRKASSPSAALQSEYGLSEEQAEAILAISFRRLTALERKKFTDESSSLTEQITKLEQLLSSRTNILKLIEQEAIELKDRFSTPRRSVLEDSDSGDLDDIDVIPNEEMLMAISEKGYVKRMKPDTFNLQNRGTIGKSVGKLRVDDAMSDFLVCHAHDHVLFFSDRGIVYSTRAYKIPECSRNAAGTPLVQILSMSEGERVTSIVPVSEFSEDQYLLMLTVNGCIKKVPLKLFSGIRSTGIIAIQLNSGDELKWVRCCSSDDLVAMASQNGMVVLSTCDGVRTLSRNTKGVTAMRLKNADKMASMDIIPSSLRKDIEVKSEETSAEKQSTGPWLLFVCENGYGKRVPLSSFKPSRLNRVGLIGSKFAEDDRLTAVFVVGYSLAEDGESDEQVVLVSQTGTVNRIKVRDISIQSRRARGVILMRLDYAGKIQSASLISAADVEEEEGVQSLEESAASL